The region GCCCGCCGCGCGCGGCATAAGCGGCGAGACCCTCGCGCTCGACGGCCCGCCCTGAAAAAGGGCTACCTCCGGCGCCGCCGGCCGGCGGTGTTGGTGAGCAGCGGCGAGAGACCGGGGCGCCGCCGCGAGAGCCCGGCGTCGAGCGAGGCCTCCTTCGCCGCCGGGCTGAAGAGGATGATCAGGGAGAGCGCCGCCATCACCACGTTTATGGTGAAAAACTGCGGCGAGCCGAGCCCGGTGCCGAGGCTCACCCCGCCCTGGGAGAGGAGGATCATGACGCTCAGCGCCACGCTCCCGAGCGCGGCCAGGTTGGTGAAAAGCCCCAGGATGAGCGCCACCCCCATCGCCAGCTCCGCCGCCCTCACCACCTGAGCCACCAGCTCGGCGTTGGGCACCACGTTGTTCTGCATGAAGACGCGGAAGAAGGCAGGAGCCGCCGAGACGAAACCCCCCGCCTGCAGGCTGGCCGCGAACTCGCGGGGGAAGTCCGGGTTGAGGAGCTTCTCAAGCCCCCCGTTGAGCCACACGGCCCCCACCAGTACCCGCACCCACGTCATGCCGCTCACCCAATGACCTCCTTCGTTTCAAGAGCGGATTCTAACCCCTGCACCTCTCGGCCGTTTCCGGTCCTGATCCCTATGAAAGAGCATAACCCCTCGAAATCGCCCCGCCGGAGCCCCGCGAGATGGGTTTTGCTGTGCTAATGGTTGACACAAAGAAAGCAAAGTATTAAATTAGAATAGGCTAAAAATTTATTGAGGCCGTCATGAGGAGGGTGTGATGAGAGGGCTGAGGCGGGGTGTATCGCGCCGGGAGTTTCTGCGGGCGGCGGGGGTTGCTGGAGCGTTGGGGGTTTCGGGCGGTCTCCTTGGGGCTCGGGTTGCCCGGGGGCAGGGAGGTGGTCACGGGGGGATACGCGGGGAGGCATCGGGCGGGCACGGCGGGAATCGGGTTGTGGGGGATGTGGATCTTTCGAGGTTCGATCCCTCGAAGTTCCTGAGGGAGTTTTACTGGGGGGACGAGCGCAAAGAGGGCGGGCGCACCGTCCGGGAGTACGAGCTCGTTGCGGAGCCGGTGGAGATCGAGGTTGCGCCGGGGGTCATGTACCCGGCGTGGGCGTACAACGGCCAGGTGCCGGGGCCTACGCTGAGGGCGCGGGAGGGGGACAGGCTGAGGGTGGCGTTCAAGAACGGGGACACGCACCCGCACACGATCCACTTCCACGGGTTCCACCCGGCCAACATGGACGGGGTCTTCGAGCTGGTCGGTCCGGGGCAGGAGTTCGTCTACGAGTTCGAGGCCGGGCCGTTCGGGTGCCACCTCTACCACTGCCACACCATGCCCCTCAAGAAGCACATCGAGAAGGGGCTCTACGGGGCTTTCATCGTGGACCCGAGGGAGGGGCGGCCGGAGGCCGACGAGATGGTGATGGTCATGAACGGCTTCGACACCGACTTCGATGGCGAGAACGAGGTCTATGGGGTAAACACCGTGGCCTTCCACTACCAGCGGCATCCGGTAAAGATAAAGCGCGGGGAGCTGGTCAGGATCTACGTGGTCAACGCGCTGGAGTTCGACCTCGTAAACAGTTTCCACATCCATGCCAACTTCTTCGACTACTACCCCACGGGCACCAGGCTGGAGCCTTCGGAGTTCACCGACACCAAGATGTTCGCCCAGGGGGAGCGCGGGATCATGGAGTTCCGCTACCGCTTCCCCGGGCGCTTCATGTTCCACGCCCACGTCAGCGAGTTCGCCGAGCTCGGCTGGATGGGCCTCTTTGAGGTGGAGGGGTGAGGGATGGGGGACGGAAAGCGCGGGGCGGGCTGGGTGCTTCTCGGGCTCTTGCCGCTCCTGGGGCTCGGGGCGCTGCTGGCGCTCGTCGTGCTCAAGGGGGCGGGGGTGGACAGGGAGGACCGCCCGCCCGTCGAGGAGCTCACCGTCGAGCGGGTGGCGCTGCCCGCGCCGCACGAGATCGTGGTCTACGTTAGGAACGGCGGGCCCGAGCCGGTGACGGTGAGCCAGGTCGCGGTCAACGAGGCGCTGTGGGACTTCGAGGCCGAGCCGGAGAGGACGATCACGCCTCTCCGGTCGGCGGAGATCACGCTCCCCTACTCGTGGGTCGAGGGCGAGGCGTACGAGATAGAGCTCATCACGAGCACGGGCGCGACCTTCGCCGCCGAGGTGCCGGTGGCGGTCTTGACGCCGGGGTTTTCGGCGGGGACTCTGGGACGCTACGCCCTGATCGGGCTCTACGTCGGCGTGATCCCCGTCTCTTTGGGTCTGCTGTGGTACCCGTTCTTGCGGCGCATGGGCGCTTCGGGGATGAACTTCGTGCTGGCGCTGACGGTGGGGTTGCTTGTCTTCCTGGTGCTCGACACGCTGCTGGACGCCATGGAGATCGCCGGAAGATTGCCGGGGGTTTTCTCCGGGGTTCCGCTGGTGCTCTCGGCGGCGCTTCTTGCCCTGCTGGGGCTTCTCGGCACCGAACGTCTCTTCCGGCGCGGGCGCGAAGGGGCGGGCCGGCTCTCGACCTCCTACCGGATAGCGCTGGGGATAGGCCTGCACAACCTGGGGGAGGGGCTGGCCATCGGGGCGGCGTTCGCTCTCGGAGAGGCGGCGTTGGGGGCGTTTCTGGTCGTCGGGTTTACCTTGCACAACGTCACCGAGGGCGTGGGCATCGCCGCGCCCGTCTTGAAGGGGGAGGGGCCGCGTCCGGCGCACTTCGCCGGGCTCGCTCTTTTGGGGGGCGGACCGGCCATCCTGGGGACCTGGATCGGGGGCTTCGCCTATTCCAACCTGGCCTCCTCGGTCTTCCTGGCCGTCGGTGCGGGGGCCA is a window of Rubrobacter xylanophilus DSM 9941 DNA encoding:
- a CDS encoding DoxX family protein — protein: MTWVRVLVGAVWLNGGLEKLLNPDFPREFAASLQAGGFVSAAPAFFRVFMQNNVVPNAELVAQVVRAAELAMGVALILGLFTNLAALGSVALSVMILLSQGGVSLGTGLGSPQFFTINVVMAALSLIILFSPAAKEASLDAGLSRRRPGLSPLLTNTAGRRRRR
- a CDS encoding multicopper oxidase domain-containing protein, producing MRGLRRGVSRREFLRAAGVAGALGVSGGLLGARVARGQGGGHGGIRGEASGGHGGNRVVGDVDLSRFDPSKFLREFYWGDERKEGGRTVREYELVAEPVEIEVAPGVMYPAWAYNGQVPGPTLRAREGDRLRVAFKNGDTHPHTIHFHGFHPANMDGVFELVGPGQEFVYEFEAGPFGCHLYHCHTMPLKKHIEKGLYGAFIVDPREGRPEADEMVMVMNGFDTDFDGENEVYGVNTVAFHYQRHPVKIKRGELVRIYVVNALEFDLVNSFHIHANFFDYYPTGTRLEPSEFTDTKMFAQGERGIMEFRYRFPGRFMFHAHVSEFAELGWMGLFEVEG
- a CDS encoding ZIP family metal transporter, producing the protein MGDGKRGAGWVLLGLLPLLGLGALLALVVLKGAGVDREDRPPVEELTVERVALPAPHEIVVYVRNGGPEPVTVSQVAVNEALWDFEAEPERTITPLRSAEITLPYSWVEGEAYEIELITSTGATFAAEVPVAVLTPGFSAGTLGRYALIGLYVGVIPVSLGLLWYPFLRRMGASGMNFVLALTVGLLVFLVLDTLLDAMEIAGRLPGVFSGVPLVLSAALLALLGLLGTERLFRRGREGAGRLSTSYRIALGIGLHNLGEGLAIGAAFALGEAALGAFLVVGFTLHNVTEGVGIAAPVLKGEGPRPAHFAGLALLGGGPAILGTWIGGFAYSNLASSVFLAVGAGAILQVVYEVGRLLLEDSVRAGAPVLSAPNLAGFAAGMAVMYATALLVSV